GGAATAAGAAGATTTCAAACTGCAATACAATTGGTAAATCTCATCTCAATCCGTCTTCCATTCTCTATCACAAATAAATTCAGCCAAAAGCAATCAGAATATTCGAAAATGCTAGAGAGAGAGTACCAGTGCAGTCAGCATCCAGTGAGATTGGTGGGGTGGTTGCGAAAGCAGCGGAAGGAAGACGTTGAGTGTTTGTCATGCGTCACACCAGCTGTGTTACACCCTTACCATCATACACTATGCTTAGATCATGTTATATAAAACGGCAAGAACATTACAAAACGTACTCTTTGATCACCAAGTCAGTAATTCAACCATATTTGAAATTAACCTTAGGGTAATTCTAGTGATTAcctaattttttactaatttacATTATACTAAATTGCTAAATTATATTCTTGAACACCAATCTTAATGACCTTAAAACCACAATAATCATTAGAAGTTCTCTAGTTAAATTTGCTGACTCAATTTCTTAATTAATCCAATTATCCCTTTAGACACATAAAAACAGAAATCCAACCCTACATAACCCACCTCAATCTTAGTTAGTCACTTGCAAGGCTCAAATAAGCTTAATTGCATGCTTAGAATATCCTCTGTCCAATCTATACACATAATTTCAGTTGCGTAGAGCTTTTTTATTCGTTTGTTTTTTGATAAATGTTGCTTAGAGctaaataatacaacatataacaACATCATCAAGTCATCACAATTAGCATAGTCAAGTTCATCCAAAAGCATTATACTCATTTAATTATCAAAGAATCACAACAAACGCAATAAATTTTACCAAACGCTTCATAGGTTTTTAAGAGAATAGCGCTTAATTTCATTTAAGACCCCTACCTCAAAGTGATTAATTTGCAGAAAATGGAGGTGAGGTTGCGGTGGCGGTAGCTAGTAGCTCCTCGGCAGTAGCTTCGGCAGACGGTCACCTCCAAGCCAATGGCTCCAGCAGACAGAGCAGAACTGAGACAGTATGGTGGCGGAGCTGCAGCGGCAATGGCGGAGCAGGACAAAAACGGTGGGGTGGCTGGCCGAACAACACCAGCAACGTAGCCCACAACAACACCCACACCATGCAGCACCAGCGTGGCAAGGCAGAAACAGGAAGAGACGGCGTCACGGAAAGGCAGGGGCAGAAGCAGAAACAGAGGCGGTGGCAGAACCTGTGGCGGTTCCAACGGACCGGGACGGCAGATCGTGGCAGTAACAGTGGCGGAGGCGGAGGCAGAAcacctctctctcctcttctcctCGAAACGCTCCTCCTCTCTCGGTATGAGTAAACTAGGTTTAAGGTGGAATTGAATTAGctttttgaaaaaagaattttCTTGTAAGaaatttcttttataaaaaaattgaagaagtattttcttagtaaataattaaatcaaaatattttttaagtttatatatatatatactgagtgagagagagagagagagagagagagagtaatgaattatgaagatgaagattgattgatgtcaatttttttttgtgtctaaGATTGATgtcaattaaaacaaaataagagaatggTGTTTTTTTCTAATTAAATGGTTTATATcttcattttaatattttctatattttttcaaaCCTTATTTGTAGCTAATTAGCTATTATATTATGTGTCTtcgtctttcttctttttttttttatagctaATGCATTTAGCTGCATAATGAACTAGATCAAACTCGTAAAGTCGTATTCTGTTTTGTagagtaaaaaaattaataaatcaaacaaataaaatatttaaaaaaagtatctagaaaataatgatatataatttaactaatttatttattcattatctattatattatattatattatattaaaattaaatttttacacttaatgataaaattaatatatttcacTCGGACACCCTAGTTAGATAGTAAATAATTAATGatgatataatatattttatccaaTAGTTATTAGATATCATAgagtataaataattttttatttgaaaaaaaagtttaataaaatttACTAAATTTTAAACCCTTAAATAACAAtataacatcaaaattaaatttttcataATACTAATGAACCACTCTGAATCTTTACTCCAAAAGTTTTCTACAatataaaaacatatataaaCCAAATGTAATCTTTGTTAACTTACAcagtttaataatattttatacgaGATAAATTTTACCAACCTGATTGTTAAATTCCAACATTTTCCTGTATAGCTAgatttcataaaatttaaaatcgaGATTGTAAATCAACAAAACTCATACTTGATGTAAACAAATTCCTCCGCTATATATAAATAGTATCTATGGTGCCTTTGGTTAATTAGTTATGATAACTATATAaatgttgttaaaattaaaaaataacattaaatctttaaaaaaaattactttaattttaacaacacaTAACCACCATAACATAAGCACCAATGCCAAAATTTGAGCAATAAGGGTTTTCTCATGTTTACAACTCATCGAGCTCTTATTATGCAGAAATGCAAGCACAATTTTAGTAAGCTATCTGATTATACAAATACAAATTTCAGGAACACATCCTTCATTGCAATTATCAGGAACAATTTGAAAGCGATCACGACGTAATTTCGGGTCATCTCATGGTGGACATAATCAGCCAAAATCTCTTCAATACCAGCACTTATGTGCCAGAATACAAAGAGATTCGCTGCGAGCATGGAATAGGCGTTTGGGAATATCAAAAGAAGTGGGACAAGTGCAGTGGCTTTTAGCAGCTGCTCTCTCTTTGTCTTCGGACCTACATTCCTCAATCCACTGTCTCGCTCCTTCCTATATATACATGCCGAACAATGGTTAGGGAGAAATGGAAATTAATCAAACAAGACCTGTAAAGTGCCAGTTTCTATTTTCAAGAGGATTTCACAAATGTTTCAATGACACTTCTATTGTCAAATTTTCAAGACCTAAGACCTAAGACCTAAGACCAGTATGCTGACCCCCTTTAGGCTTGAATAGACTGAACCCAATTAGGACAAGCACCAAGATTACAATTGGATTTTTATCTCACGAAGATATCCACTCAAATCCAGGTTAAAGCCCCCAAACCATTTGGCccttagaataaaaaataacacgTGCTGGAAACATCGATCAACATGATATTGAAGCCAATATTACACAAATTAAAACTAATGAACACAACTGCTTCAGCAGTGGCCAAGTTGATTCAAATTGAAGGACAAGACACTTGACGACACGGAATACattgtgttaatttttatttggtaACCTCATATAACCTAACCTCCAGTTAAATGTTTCATGATCCAGAAGAGATTTGACGTCATCGAAGACACCAAAACATTTTAACATTACTCAATAAATCACAAGCACCAAAGTGTATGAgtgcaataattaattattgcagCTTTGAGCCTTTGTAAACATGAAAAGAATTAACTATGTTAGGTGAAGCTTCACAGATTCAGTTGCAGGGTATATACTTCAGGATTGGCATATGGAGAAGTGTTTTATGGTAGcagttcaaaaatcaaaacaatATCACGTCACATGGATGACGACGAAAATCATTAATACTCCTAAAATTAGGACGACAAGGTTTAAAAATCTTGATTGGAAAGAGATAGATGCAAAAGCAAGTTTCTAGGGTTGAGCAAGAATATTCTGTTGCCAACATTGAGGTGGGTGGATTTTGATCTGTGATGATTAAATTGATTTCTTTTATGAATACACTAAAGGTCATCCTTCTAGATTAATTAACAGCAAGTTATCCAAACAAAAATGAAGAATGTTCAGGCACGGTGTTCTGATAATGAAATTAATGGTAACCTATGGGGAAGGGACTCGAACATGGACACCTAACACGACAGGGACACATAATTGACTACACACCAAAATCAAAGAAATAAATCCAACACAGACAAGGTATCCATTCTAAGTCCCTCACCAAAAAATGGAGCATGTTGTATACATCTTTGGtatctaagattttttttttctttttttttttaaataaaattggtATCCTCTATTTCCATGCCCTTTTAATAAAATAAGTCTTTATTTCTATGCCCctttaataaaaagttttttattttgggCTTTCATGACAAGATGTGGTCTGAAATTGCtccaaaagataaaaagaaaaatcaatagGCTGCATTCATGCTTCATAGATGCTAACTCAACATGTCTTATCCTCTTGCATATTTTCCCCTTCAACTATCCaagaatgttattttttttactctattaaaaatagcAGTTATGACTATATTTACATATAAACTTTGAAAATTCCAACAAACAAGGTCCCAGAAAAGCCATTAGTCTCACCAATCAGGCCAAGAAATAAGCATATTAATACAACAGAAGATGGTGATGGTTGAAAAACTGAAACTAAAATCAATTTTATCATTGAATGCTTTGAATTTACACCAACTAACCTCTGGATGCTATCGCCAGTAGTAGTAGCAGTGGCATAACCAGCTGCACCGTGAGGCTGAACCTGGGagacattgtcacaaggtttaaCAAGACTGAAGAATTTACAATCTAAGATGCAGCATTAACATATATGGTAGTAGTTTTAAGGAAAGTTACTACTTAGCACACTATTGCCAGGCCATTACATCTAGtgatagaaaaagaaaggagaaacTTTGTTGTTGTCTATGATAGAGCAAAACGGACTCTGCATGGAGCAAACAGCTTTACAGATATATCTCTCAAACATTGTTGAGAACTTGAGATAATAGGCATacacaaaataaaatcttttcgtTTTCTATCCACTTCCTTCATCATCTTGCTCAGAAGAGGGGGGAAAAGTTCTTGATAATTTATGAAAACGTTCCACTATCCAAGCAGTCCCACTTCCCAATCATATTATAAGGTAGACACCGGAGTGTGGAAACAAAGTTGGCTCTAAAAGCCAAGCTATTTCTCTGAGTGAAGAAATTCCCAGAAGATTATCCCCAAACAAAATGTCCAAAAGACCCTCCCCTTAACTTAGGATATTAAAAATTACATGAAAGCCTCTAGCAATAATAGTTCCTTCAATTGACAAAAATCACACTTTCAATATCCTTACTAattctattttccttattttatcaagTTGAACAGATATGTACAAATGTGTGCACAACACAACACTCCAATTCAAACACTAGCAAAAGAATGAAATCCTTCATTAAGATGAATCAATCCATTGATTAGTTGAAGTAGTTCAATCAAGATAAAACAGCTGAAGGAAGCATAACATGCAATAGTAATCATATCAAATAAGAAATCTGCTTTCTGCTAAGAGCAAAAAATATGAAATCTCAGAATGAAACCTTGAAAGTTGCTATTCCGGTTCCGTAACAGGGGCGATAAAGTTTCAGAACCTAGTAAAATTTACACAAATCAAATGACACATTAGACAAAAATCTTTAACTAAAACCTACAACCCAACCAACTTCTCTATCAATCAaatagtaataactaataagtagTACCTCATAAGCGCGCACTAAAAGCACACACAC
The sequence above is drawn from the Arachis hypogaea cultivar Tifrunner chromosome 4, arahy.Tifrunner.gnm2.J5K5, whole genome shotgun sequence genome and encodes:
- the LOC112795578 gene encoding uncharacterized protein gives rise to the protein MQSLTLSKRLSASKPIFRISPNLVTQSSTTSSSSTTSPPPSSPISTADGGSSCHSLALLSLLRAPRSATQSLRTGVSGSDVRDANLAGGQVRAYEVLKLYRPCYGTGIATFKVQPHGAAGYATATTTGDSIQRKERDSGLRNVGPKTKREQLLKATALVPLLLIFPNAYSMLAANLFVFWHISAGIEEILADYVHHEMTRNYVVIAFKLFLIIAMKDVFLKFVFV